One Stenotrophomonas maltophilia R551-3 genomic window, GCCCCGCCCCAGCTGGCTCTCGACCTGGATCCGGCCCTGCATGGCCTGCGCCAGCTCGCGGCAGATTGCCAGGCCCAGGCCGCTGCCGCCGTACTGCGCGGCGGTGCGCGCACCATCGGCCTGCTCGAAGCGGCGGAACAGGCGTTGCTGTTGTTCCTGGCTGATGCCCGGACCGGTATCGCGTACCTCGAAGTGCAGCGCGCGCAGTTCGCCATCGCTGCGCGCGTGCAGGGTGATGGTGCCGCGGCTGGTGAACTTCACCGCGTTCGACAGCAGGTTGAGCAGGATCTGGCGGACCCGCATCGCATCACCGGTCGCCTGCAGCCCCGGTGGCAACTGGTTGTCCAGGGTGAAGCGCAGGCCCTTCTGCGCGGCCAGCGGTCCCATCAACGCGGCCAGGTCCTGCAGCAGGCGACTCAACGCGAACGGCTTGGACTGCAGTTCCAGCCTGCCCGATTCGATCCGCGCCAGGTCCAGCGCATCATTGACCAGATGCAGCAGGTGTTCACCGGCGTGGCGGATCGACTGCGTGTAGCCGCGCTGCTGCGGATCCAGCGGCGAGGCCAGCAGCAGTTCGCTCATGCCCAGCACACCGGTCATCGGCGTGCGGATCTCATGGCCGAGGTTGGCCAGGAAACGGGTCTTGGCGGCGGAGGCCTGTTCGGCCAGCTCCTGCTTGTGCAGCGCCAGCTGGTAGGCATGGCGACGCTGCAGGCGGCGGCGATACAGCCAGGCGAACCAGCTGGTCAGCAGCAGTGCGATCGACGCCAGCACCAGCAACCCGGACAGGCTGCGCCACCACGGCGGCTGCACGCGAAACTCCAGGCTCTGCACCCGAGACCAGACATGGTCGGCCGAGCGCGCCTGCACTTCCAGGCGATAGCTGCCCGGTGGCAGCCGCGAGAACAGGCGCTCACCGGCCGGCCCCACTTCAACCCAATCCGGGTCGTAGCCGGCCAGCCGGTAGCGATAGGTGTTGGAGGCCGAATCCGCAAACGACAGCAGGCGCGCGACGATGCGCAGGTCGCGGTCGCCATCGGCAATCTGCAACGGGGTGTCATGGGTCAGGTCCAGCACCTGCTCGTTGCGGCGCACCTCGACACGCTCGATCACCAGCGGTGCACGCCGCACCGACGGCCGCACCTGTTCCGGGTCGAACACCACCACGCCGGCCGGCGTGCCCGCCACCAGGTGCCCGTCGCCCGAGGTCGTCAGTGTGTGCTCGCGGAATTCCTGGCTGGGCAGGCCGTCGTGCACGCCATACAGACGCACGCTCTGGCCATCGGCACCCACCCGCACCAGCCCACGTGCACTGGTTGCCCAGGCCACGCCCTGCGCGTCGACCACCAGGCCAGAGGCGGAGATCGCCGGATAGCCCTGCTCGGCACCGATCACAGCCTGCCGTTCCAGGCGCCCCTGGCTCCAGCGATAACGCGACAGACGCCCGTCTTCGGACAGCCAGACCTGGCCATCGCGGCCCACGTGCAGTGCGTGGATCGCCGTGGCCGGTGCACCGGGCACCGGCTGGAATCGTTCGCTCTCCGGCAACCACTGCAGCAGGCCACGGCTGCTGGCCAGCCAGATGTGGTCCTGCGGGCCGCATTCCACGTCGAGGTTGAGTTGCCCCTGCTGCAATCCACGCTGGCCATTGTCCAGCTGCCGGCGCAGGCGCCCATCCAGATCACGCTGCTGCAGGCCGGCCGGCAGCATCAGCCAGAGGCTGTCGCCATCGCAGGTCATCATCGATTCGATGACCCCTTCCATGGTCGCGTCGGCGCCAGCGTCACGGCCCCACCGGCGCAGGTCGCGACGCTTGGGGTCGTAGCGCATCAGCGCGTCGGTCGAGCCGATCCAGACCTGGCCACGCCGGTCCTCGCGCACCGAGGTCAGCCAGTACATGCCATTGACCCAGGTGCGGTGCTGCTCGATCCTGCCGGTCTTCGGGTCGAAACGGTCCAGCGCGCCGTGGCTGCCCACCGTCCAGATGCCGCCATTGCTGGAGGGACTGGTCCCGAGCACGAAAGCATTGCGCAGCGAACTGGCATCGTCCTCCAGCCGCGACAGCACCGAGAACTGCCACCAGCGCGGCAGCAGGTGCCACAGGCCTGCATTGGTGCTGGCCAGCCAGATGCCGCCTTCGCGGTCCTCGTAGGCGCCGGTCCAGTTCGGCCGTACCGGGCCGCGCGCAACCGCGCTGTACAGCGGAACGGTCTGGTACTGGCCGTCCACGGCCCGGCCCAGGCCACTGCGGGTATCCAGCCAATGCCCGCCCTGCTCGTCGCGCAGCATCATGCCGAGCACCTGTTCGCCCTGCGGCAGCTTCCACGGCAATGTTTCGAAACGACCATCGGGACGACGCACGGTGGCGCCGGCCATCGTGCTGATCCACAGGCTGCCATCGGGTTCGCTGGTCAGGCCGTTGATCAGCAGGCTGGGAATCACGTCGGCGCCGATGCGCTCGAAATCGGTGCCGGTCCAGCGCGCCACGCCATGCTTGGTACCAACCCACAGGCTGCCATCGGCCAGCGTGACCAGGTACGGCACCGACGCAGCAGGCAGGCTGCGCGGATTGTTCGCCTCCGGCAGGAAGCGCTGCAGGCGGTCCTGGCTGTCCAGGCGGTACAGGCCGCCTTCGTGGGTACCGAACCAGATCGAGCCGTCAGGCGTGGTTGCCAGGCTCCAGATGGTGTTGGTGCCCATCAGCGGCTGGCTGCTGCGGTCGTAGAAATGCAGTTGCCGGCGGTCGGCCGACATCCGCACCAGGCCGGCGTTCTCGGTACCGATCCAGAGTTGGTTGCGCGCATCCACCAGCACCGTCCAGATGCGGTTGTCGCGCAGCCCGTCTTCCGAGCGCCAGATCCGGTAGTTGCGGCCGTCGTAGCGGGCCAGACCGTCGTTGGTGGCGATCCACAGGTAGCCGTAGCGGTCCTCGGCCATGCGGTTGACGGTATTGGATGGCAGGCCATCGAACACGGTGACCTGGCGCGGGCTCGGCGGCACCGGCTGCGCCGCAGCAGGCGACAGGCAGCACAGGAGGACCAGCAGCAGCATCGCCGCCCGCAGATACACCACCGATTGCCTCCTCACGCTGCTTCTGATGGATTCCCGCGCTGCGGGCGTCGGCATGGTAAACCGAAAGTCACGCCGTTCGCGTCCGGCACCGACGCTTTCAATGTGGGACCTGTCGTTTTGCGCGAGCCTGGGCAATCGCGGTCACCAGCAGGTCGCCGGTGACCGGCTTGCGCAGGAAACCATCGAAACCGGCCGCAAGCACCTGGCTTTCGGCATAGGCGTCGGAGCGTGCGGTAACCGCCACCAGCGGTAGTTCATAGCCCATGGTGCGCAGCTGGCGGGCGATCGCGGTTCCATCCAGGGCAGGCAGGTCGAGGTCGAGCAGGCCGACATCGAAGCCATCGGTAGCGATCTCGGACAAGGCTCCCAGCCCATGCAGCACATGCACCACCTCGTGGCCACGGCCACGCAGCAGGCCGGCGATGACCTCGGCCACGGTGGCATCGTCTTCGACCAGCAGGATGCGCAAGGGCGGCAGTACCGGCATCGCCGGAGAGTCGCCCTGCGCGTTGGCCGCCTGCCGGGTCCACGGCAACGGCAGGCGCACCTGGAAGCGCGCGCCCTTGCCCGGCTGGCTGTCCACTTCGATGCGCCCGCCCATCGCCACCGCCAGTTCCTGGCAGATCGCCAGGCCCAGGCCGCTGCCACCATAGCGCGACGCCGTGCGCGGCCCCTCGGCCTGCTCGAAGCGATGGAACAAGCGCTCCTGCTGCTCGGCATTGATACCCGGACCACTGTCGTGCACCTCGAAGCAGAGGCCAGCACCGTTGTCATCCAGGCGCACGGCCAGGCCAACGTGGCCACGTTCAGTGAACTTGATCGCATTGCCCAGCAGGTTGAGCAGGATCTGGCGCACGCGCATCTCATCACCGCTGACGCTGATCGGCCCGGGCGGATCGTCGCCCCGCTGGAAAGCCAGCTGACGCTGCCGTGCCATCGGCTGCATCAGGGCCTGCACCTGGTCGAGCAGGCCGGCCAGGTCGAACGGACGCAGGTCCAGCTCCAGCCGCCCAGCCTCGATGCGGGCCAGGTCCAGCGCGTCGTTGACCAGCCGCAACAGGTGGCTGCCCGCCTGCTGGATCGAGCCGGCGTAACTGCGCTGCACCGGGTCCAGCGGCGTGGCCAGCAGCAGCTCGCTCATGCCCAGCACGCCCGTCATCGGTGTGCGCACTTCGTGGCCCAGTGTGGCCAGGAAACGGCTCTTGGCCTGCGACGCCTGCTCGGCCAGCTGCTGCTTGTGCACGGTCAGCTGCCACTGCTGGCGGCGACGCAGGCGCGCCCGGATCGACCACACCAGGGTCACCAGCAGCAACGAACCAAGCAGGATATAGCCGAAGATCGCCATGCCGCTGCGCCACCACGGCGGCAGCACCTTCACCTGCAGTCGCTGTGATGGTGTCCATGCGCCGCTGGCGGTCGCCGCCTGCACTTCGATGACATAACTGCCGGTGGGCAACCGCGAGAGCGTACGCTGGCCGTCGCCGCCCTGCTCGACCCAGTTCTGGTCGTAGCCGCGCACCCGGAAGCGATAGCGGTTGCCCTGCGGGTTGGCATAGGACAGCAACCGTGCATCGATCTGCAGATCACGATCATCCGGCCCCAGCAGCAGGGTGCCGGTGTTAGGCAGCGGCTGCCAGCCGCGGGCATCGTCACGGCGCACGCGTACCTCGGCAATCACCAACGACGAAGGCGGCAGCACCGCGTCGACCGAGTTCACATCGAATGCGACCAGGCCGGTCTGGCTCACCGCCAGCACACGACCATCGGCATTCACCGCCGGCGGCCGGCTGGTGAACTCGGCATCGGACAGGCCATCGCGTTCGTTGAACTGCTGCAGGCGCCGCGCCTTGGGATCCCAGCGCAGCAGGCCGCGCGGCGTGGTTGCCCACAGGCGGCCGTCATCGGCCAGCGCCAGCCCGCCCATGCTGACCGCGGGCACACCGGCACCGCCATCAACACGCTGGATCAGGCGCAGGCTCATGCCATCCCACTGGTAGCGCTCGAGCGCGCCCTGCCGGGCCAGCCACAACTGTTGCGGATCAATCCATACCAGGTCGTAGATGAGCCCACGCGAGACACCTGGCACTGCTTCAAATCGTCCCGCGTGCTCGCGCCAGAGGCCCATGTCGCCCATCACCCAGGCCTGGCCATGGGCGTCGAAACGGATCTGCTCGATCGGTGAATCGGCGGTGCCACGGATGTCATCCAGCGGGAAACTGCGCAGCAGCCGGCCGTCGGCGCTGCGCTGCTGCAGGCCCAGGTTCATCACCGACAGCCAGACCGTGCCATCCGGCGCCTGCCGCATCAGATCGATGCGCTGGCGCAGGTCGGCGCCGCCATCGATGCGCCAGTCGTGCAGCGCACGGGTGGCCGGATCGTACACGCTGATGCGGCCCGCGCGGCCCAGCCACAGGCCCCCGTCCGGTCGCGGCAGCACCGACCACACCGCCCCGCTGCCGATCTCGCGATCGCTGGCCAGCAGGCGCAGCGTGCCCTGAGCATCCAACTGGTACACGCCATGCGCTGAGCCGACGTAGTAATTCCGGCCATCACTGGCTGCACTCAGCAGGTACTGGCTGTCCAGCGGCTTGCCGTCAAGCTGGTTCCAGATCGAAAACCGGCGCCAGTCCGGCGGCAGGTAGGCCAGGCCCTGGGTCAGCAGCGCCACCCACAGTCCCCCTTCATGGTCCTGCAGCAGATCAAGCACACCGCTTTGCGCGGTCAGGAAGCCGCTGCCACGGTCCCCCTCGAGCCGGCGCAGCGTGCCGGCATCGCCGCGCAGCAGGCCATCGGACGTACCGGCCCAGTAGCCGCCCTGGCGATCGGCCAGCACCAGTGCCGAACGCAGGCTGGCGCTGTCGGCCCAGCGCGGACGACTGACCCGGTCCTGCGCATCGATGCGGTACAGGCCCTCGTTCTGGCTGCCGACCCAGATCGAGCCGTCAGGATCCCGGCTCAGCCGCAGCACGCTCAGCGTACCCAGCTCGCGTGGGGCCACCGCCTCGAAGCTGCTGCCGTTCCAGCGCGCCAACCCCGCTTCGGTGCCGATCCACAGACGGCCCTTTGCATCGACCAGGCTGCTGAAGATGGTGTTGCTGGGCAGTCCACCGGGATGCCCCGGATCATGCTGGAAGAAGCGCAGGCTGCCGTCCTCGCCGAAACGGCAGACACCATGGCCGCTGGTACCGATCCAGAGGGCATCCTCGGCATAGGCCAGGGTCCAGAACTGGCTCATGCACGGGCCATTGACCGTGTCGAAGGTCTTGAAGCGCTCGCGATCGGCATCCAGGCGCGCCACGCCCTTGCCGTTGATACCCACCCATACGCGATCCAGCGGATCGACCAGCAGGGTCTCGATCTCGTTGCCGGGCAGCGAGCCCGGCTGATCCGGATCGTGCTCCCAGACCCTCAGGCCGCCCCCGTCGTAGCGCACCAGGCCGCCGTCGGTAGCCGCCCAGATATGCCCCTGGCGATCCTCTGCCAGGGCCAGCACCATGCGCGACGGCAAGCCTTCGGCGGCACCAAAGCGGCGCAGGCGTGGTGTTTCCGCCATGTCCAAGGTGGCAGCTGCCACGGCAAACGCCATCAGCAGCAGCCCCGTACCCGCGATGCCTTGGCACCACAGGCGCCAGCCGCTCGTCATCCTGAACCCCCTGTCCTGTCCCGATTGTCACACAGGGCCAGGTCCATCGCTGCAACAGCCTGTTTCCAGAGGCAATACCACCACGAACTGTTGCAGCCGTGCACGCAACGTTGGCAGGGGGCTATGCGTATGATCGCAGCGTCCCCCTTCCGGAGCCCGCCATCGATGCGTCCCTGCCTGGCCCTGCTGCCGATGCTGCTCGCCACCGCGCCCGCCTGGGCGGACGCAGACACCTATCGCCTCGACCCAGTGCATACGCGGGTGCTGTTCGCCATCGACCACGCCGGCTATTCGCAGGCGATGGGGACGGTCTCCGGCAGTGAGGGCCGCCTGCAGTTCGATCCCGACAACTGGCGCGAGGCTACGCTCGACGTCGAAGTCCCCGTGTCGCGATTGGACCTTGGCGATGCCAAGTGGAACCAGGCCACGCTGGCCCGCAGCCTGCTCGATGGCGAGCGCTTCCCGAGCGCGCGCTTCGTCTCCACCCGGGTTGAACCGATCGATGCCAAGCGCGCCCACGTGATCGGCACCCTGACCCTGCGCGGGGTCAGCCAGGAGGTCACGCTGGACGTGACCCTCAACGCCATCAAGCGCTACCCGCTGCCCCCGTTCCGACGCACCGCCGGTTTTTCCGCCAGCACCACGCTGAGCCGGCGTGCGTTCGGCATCACCGCCTGGCCGGGCGTCATCGGTGATGCAGTACAGCTGAGGATCGAGGCTGAAGCCACCCTCGACCGCAGCGACGCCCCGGGAACTCCCGCTCCCGTTCCGCACTCCGACCCCAAGACGGCCCCCTAGAGGACCTTTCATGACCGCCAAGAACACCCCCGCCGCCTGGGGGAGTGTCAGCCAGATCCTGCATTGGTTGATCGCACTGCTGATCCTCGCCCTGGGCGTGGTCGGCCTGACCATGGGCGAGCTGCCCAAGACCCCCAAGTACTTCTGGGTCTACACCGCGCACAAGTCGATCGGCATCACCGTATTGGCGCTGGTGCTGTTCCGCCTCGGCTGGCGTGTGTATGCCGGTGCGCCCAAGCCGGTGCCGGGCGTGCCCAGCTGGCAGGAACGCATCGCCAGTGCCACCCACGTGCTGCTCTACGTGCTGATGTTCGCCATCCCGCTGTCGGGCTGGCTGTACGACTCGGCCAGCGGCCTGCGTCCGTTCCGCTGGTTCGGCCTGGTTGACGTGCCGAAGCTGAGTGGCCCGGACCCGCAGGTCGTCGCGGTGTCCCATGCCATCCACGAATACGGCTTCTGGCTGTTGATCGCGGTGGTGCTGGCCCATGCCGGCGCTGCCTTCTACCACCACCTGTTCCAGCGCGATGCAACGTTGTCCCGCATGTTGCCGCGCGGCTGGCTCGCCTCCCCTCAGAAGGACTGATCGATGAACCTGAAACTGACCACTCCGGCCGCCGTGGCCGCCGCCCTTGCCGGCATGCTGGCCACCGCCCCGGTGCTCGCCGCCGACTACGCGCAGGCGCCCGGCGCCGGCTCGATCCTGGTGTTCGCCACCAAGTACGACGGCGAAGTGTTCACCGGCAGCTTCCCGGGCTTCGCCACCAAGCTCAGCTTCGACCCGGCCAATCCGGCCGCCGGTTCGCTGGACGTGGTGATCCCGCTGGCCGGCGCCAAGAGTGGCAACAGTGATCGCGACTCGACCCTGCAGACCGCTGACTTCTTCAACGTCGGCAAGTTCGCCACCGCACGCTACACCGCCAAGGGCTTCCGCGCGGTGGGCAACGACCAGTTCGCCGCCGACGGCACACTGGAACTGCGCGGCGTCAGCAAGCCGGTCACCCTCACCTTCACCTGGAAGCCCGGCACCCAGCCGGTGCTGACCGGCAAGGCCACGGTCAAGCGCCTCGACTTCGGCGTTGGCGGCGGCGACTGGGCCGACACCAAGACCATTCCGGACGAAACCGCGATCAGCACGATCGTGAAGTTCGACGCGAAATAAGACGGGTGTGCCGCCGGGCATGGCCCGGCGCTACCGCAGAACGGTGACACAGGGTAGCGCCGGGCCATGCCCGGCGGATTCAACCCGCAGCCAGCCAGGCCTGAACCGTGGCCGCGTCGAACGGCCAGTCCAGCTCGCGGTCAGCGCCCTCGTCACGCAGCACCGGCACCCGCGCGCCGTAGCGCGATTCCAGCGCCGGCTGGTCATCCAGGAATACCGATTCGAACTCCGGCGCCCGCGCTTTGGCCAGTTCGGCCAGGGCCATGTCGCACAGGTGGCAGTCGTCACGCTGGATCAGGGTCAACACCGGTTGGGCTCCCGTGGTGGAAATGCTGCGCCGCAGCCATTGAAGTGCGGCGTGAACCGCTAGAATAGCGGTCTCTTCCGGTACCCGCAGTACGGCAACCATGG contains:
- a CDS encoding hybrid sensor histidine kinase/response regulator translates to MVYLRAAMLLLVLLCCLSPAAAQPVPPSPRQVTVFDGLPSNTVNRMAEDRYGYLWIATNDGLARYDGRNYRIWRSEDGLRDNRIWTVLVDARNQLWIGTENAGLVRMSADRRQLHFYDRSSQPLMGTNTIWSLATTPDGSIWFGTHEGGLYRLDSQDRLQRFLPEANNPRSLPAASVPYLVTLADGSLWVGTKHGVARWTGTDFERIGADVIPSLLINGLTSEPDGSLWISTMAGATVRRPDGRFETLPWKLPQGEQVLGMMLRDEQGGHWLDTRSGLGRAVDGQYQTVPLYSAVARGPVRPNWTGAYEDREGGIWLASTNAGLWHLLPRWWQFSVLSRLEDDASSLRNAFVLGTSPSSNGGIWTVGSHGALDRFDPKTGRIEQHRTWVNGMYWLTSVREDRRGQVWIGSTDALMRYDPKRRDLRRWGRDAGADATMEGVIESMMTCDGDSLWLMLPAGLQQRDLDGRLRRQLDNGQRGLQQGQLNLDVECGPQDHIWLASSRGLLQWLPESERFQPVPGAPATAIHALHVGRDGQVWLSEDGRLSRYRWSQGRLERQAVIGAEQGYPAISASGLVVDAQGVAWATSARGLVRVGADGQSVRLYGVHDGLPSQEFREHTLTTSGDGHLVAGTPAGVVVFDPEQVRPSVRRAPLVIERVEVRRNEQVLDLTHDTPLQIADGDRDLRIVARLLSFADSASNTYRYRLAGYDPDWVEVGPAGERLFSRLPPGSYRLEVQARSADHVWSRVQSLEFRVQPPWWRSLSGLLVLASIALLLTSWFAWLYRRRLQRRHAYQLALHKQELAEQASAAKTRFLANLGHEIRTPMTGVLGMSELLLASPLDPQQRGYTQSIRHAGEHLLHLVNDALDLARIESGRLELQSKPFALSRLLQDLAALMGPLAAQKGLRFTLDNQLPPGLQATGDAMRVRQILLNLLSNAVKFTSRGTITLHARSDGELRALHFEVRDTGPGISQEQQQRLFRRFEQADGARTAAQYGGSGLGLAICRELAQAMQGRIQVESQLGRGTCFGVTLPLPLVVDADAEAAGEAHREEAANMPPLRVLLVEDDATVADVVRGLLSARGHDVVHAGHALAALREISAGDFDVGLLDLDLPGLSGFELAQHLRNQGYMLPLLAVTARTDPDLQQQVEAAGIGGFLRKPVTGELLVEAIARIMGR
- a CDS encoding hybrid sensor histidine kinase/response regulator; this translates as MTSGWRLWCQGIAGTGLLLMAFAVAAATLDMAETPRLRRFGAAEGLPSRMVLALAEDRQGHIWAATDGGLVRYDGGGLRVWEHDPDQPGSLPGNEIETLLVDPLDRVWVGINGKGVARLDADRERFKTFDTVNGPCMSQFWTLAYAEDALWIGTSGHGVCRFGEDGSLRFFQHDPGHPGGLPSNTIFSSLVDAKGRLWIGTEAGLARWNGSSFEAVAPRELGTLSVLRLSRDPDGSIWVGSQNEGLYRIDAQDRVSRPRWADSASLRSALVLADRQGGYWAGTSDGLLRGDAGTLRRLEGDRGSGFLTAQSGVLDLLQDHEGGLWVALLTQGLAYLPPDWRRFSIWNQLDGKPLDSQYLLSAASDGRNYYVGSAHGVYQLDAQGTLRLLASDREIGSGAVWSVLPRPDGGLWLGRAGRISVYDPATRALHDWRIDGGADLRQRIDLMRQAPDGTVWLSVMNLGLQQRSADGRLLRSFPLDDIRGTADSPIEQIRFDAHGQAWVMGDMGLWREHAGRFEAVPGVSRGLIYDLVWIDPQQLWLARQGALERYQWDGMSLRLIQRVDGGAGVPAVSMGGLALADDGRLWATTPRGLLRWDPKARRLQQFNERDGLSDAEFTSRPPAVNADGRVLAVSQTGLVAFDVNSVDAVLPPSSLVIAEVRVRRDDARGWQPLPNTGTLLLGPDDRDLQIDARLLSYANPQGNRYRFRVRGYDQNWVEQGGDGQRTLSRLPTGSYVIEVQAATASGAWTPSQRLQVKVLPPWWRSGMAIFGYILLGSLLLVTLVWSIRARLRRRQQWQLTVHKQQLAEQASQAKSRFLATLGHEVRTPMTGVLGMSELLLATPLDPVQRSYAGSIQQAGSHLLRLVNDALDLARIEAGRLELDLRPFDLAGLLDQVQALMQPMARQRQLAFQRGDDPPGPISVSGDEMRVRQILLNLLGNAIKFTERGHVGLAVRLDDNGAGLCFEVHDSGPGINAEQQERLFHRFEQAEGPRTASRYGGSGLGLAICQELAVAMGGRIEVDSQPGKGARFQVRLPLPWTRQAANAQGDSPAMPVLPPLRILLVEDDATVAEVIAGLLRGRGHEVVHVLHGLGALSEIATDGFDVGLLDLDLPALDGTAIARQLRTMGYELPLVAVTARSDAYAESQVLAAGFDGFLRKPVTGDLLVTAIAQARAKRQVPH
- a CDS encoding YceI family protein, translated to MRPCLALLPMLLATAPAWADADTYRLDPVHTRVLFAIDHAGYSQAMGTVSGSEGRLQFDPDNWREATLDVEVPVSRLDLGDAKWNQATLARSLLDGERFPSARFVSTRVEPIDAKRAHVIGTLTLRGVSQEVTLDVTLNAIKRYPLPPFRRTAGFSASTTLSRRAFGITAWPGVIGDAVQLRIEAEATLDRSDAPGTPAPVPHSDPKTAP
- a CDS encoding cytochrome b, with product MTAKNTPAAWGSVSQILHWLIALLILALGVVGLTMGELPKTPKYFWVYTAHKSIGITVLALVLFRLGWRVYAGAPKPVPGVPSWQERIASATHVLLYVLMFAIPLSGWLYDSASGLRPFRWFGLVDVPKLSGPDPQVVAVSHAIHEYGFWLLIAVVLAHAGAAFYHHLFQRDATLSRMLPRGWLASPQKD
- a CDS encoding YceI family protein, with the translated sequence MNLKLTTPAAVAAALAGMLATAPVLAADYAQAPGAGSILVFATKYDGEVFTGSFPGFATKLSFDPANPAAGSLDVVIPLAGAKSGNSDRDSTLQTADFFNVGKFATARYTAKGFRAVGNDQFAADGTLELRGVSKPVTLTFTWKPGTQPVLTGKATVKRLDFGVGGGDWADTKTIPDETAISTIVKFDAK
- a CDS encoding glutaredoxin family protein, which gives rise to MLTLIQRDDCHLCDMALAELAKARAPEFESVFLDDQPALESRYGARVPVLRDEGADRELDWPFDAATVQAWLAAG